In Chryseobacterium gleum, a single genomic region encodes these proteins:
- a CDS encoding DinB family protein, with protein MSLKALVSKSVQYNNWVVNKYIDWLSTKSDEQLNQETISSFPTILKTLHHIWQTQEYWWGHISENNDFDFTKTTEVTSKEDIFNAIKNNSQKLVDYVESLSEDDLSKNVKIESQWFQCDFSKYEYIQHAILHGTYHRGQIVTMGRNIGITDAPMTDFNFWNIYKD; from the coding sequence ATGAGCCTAAAAGCATTAGTCAGCAAAAGTGTACAGTACAACAACTGGGTAGTCAACAAATATATTGACTGGTTATCCACAAAGTCCGATGAACAGCTGAATCAGGAAACCATTTCAAGCTTTCCTACAATCTTAAAAACCCTGCATCATATCTGGCAAACCCAGGAATACTGGTGGGGCCACATTTCCGAAAATAATGATTTTGATTTTACCAAAACAACAGAAGTTACCAGCAAAGAAGATATTTTCAATGCTATAAAAAACAATTCACAAAAACTGGTAGATTATGTGGAAAGCTTGTCTGAAGATGATCTTTCTAAAAATGTAAAGATAGAATCCCAATGGTTTCAATGTGACTTTTCCAAGTACGAATATATCCAGCATGCTATTCTTCACGGCACCTATCACAGAGGACAGATTGTAACGATGGGAAGAAATATCGGAATAACAGATGCTCCTATGACAGATTTTAACTTCTGGAATATTTATAAAGATTAA
- a CDS encoding 5-carboxymethyl-2-hydroxymuconate Delta-isomerase, whose amino-acid sequence MPHFIIECSQDILQQRTPDELLDTVYETADATGLFALNDIKVRLQPYQYYRLGAGKKNFLHVFGYIMEGRTTEQKADLSRQITSLLSELLPDISFLSVSISDFEAATYSNKALINPENTGKDRHFGL is encoded by the coding sequence ATGCCTCATTTTATTATAGAATGTTCGCAGGATATTCTTCAGCAGAGAACACCTGATGAATTATTGGATACCGTTTATGAAACAGCGGATGCAACAGGCTTGTTTGCTCTCAATGATATTAAAGTGAGGCTTCAGCCCTATCAGTATTACAGATTAGGTGCAGGCAAGAAAAATTTCCTGCATGTCTTCGGATATATTATGGAAGGACGTACTACAGAACAAAAAGCTGACCTTTCCAGACAAATAACCAGCCTACTTTCTGAATTGCTGCCTGATATTTCTTTTCTTTCCGTCAGCATCAGCGATTTTGAAGCTGCAACATACAGCAACAAAGCCCTCATCAATCCTGAAAATACAGGCAAAGACCGGCATTTCGGATTATAG
- a CDS encoding serine hydrolase, protein MKSIVTCLVLLLSNVSLFSQKSKKLEQLFATYDQAGLFSGSVLIAEKGKIIFEKSYGYRNAPKKEKNTNNSIYRVYSTTKMFTAAVIFQLAEQGKLSLNDKLSKYYPDFPKGDSITIANLLSHTSGIPNETGSENTVDEETFIKYISAKPFNFSPGKKWDYSNSGYYILGYIIKKVTGLNYDKAIENNILKPLKMDHSGFNFNKLTDENKAFGYEFLSDNRSNEALRFKTDHPFGAGAMYSTVEDLFKFNEALKNYTILKKETTDKAFTPYLNDHYGLGFQISDVSGKKTVGHDGGGPGYRTRYYRVLEDDICLIVISNSELSHTDFIIPKIEKILYDQPYSVPTPAKISLKDLKKLEGIYSDGNSNFYISFVDGQLIFREDGYSRCSLLPVSNTSFQLDEKFSFTLKPDQNGKPDTAVIHFWDGTVKEVKKNSNIPSWGIIGNATPNGWDGKDIPLQTDPQNPDIHFLKNYKLAKGNFKFRFNNDWAYNFGLNNDGKSIALDAYDFPISEDGAYDIVLDMTDIVQPKYTIRKSNL, encoded by the coding sequence ATGAAATCGATTGTAACCTGCCTCGTTTTATTATTGTCTAATGTTTCTCTTTTCTCACAGAAATCCAAAAAACTGGAACAATTATTTGCCACTTATGACCAAGCCGGTCTGTTCAGTGGTTCTGTTCTGATTGCTGAAAAAGGAAAAATTATTTTTGAAAAAAGCTATGGCTACAGAAACGCTCCAAAAAAAGAGAAAAATACAAATAACAGCATTTATCGGGTTTACTCTACTACTAAAATGTTTACTGCAGCCGTTATTTTTCAGTTGGCAGAACAAGGAAAATTATCTCTGAATGACAAACTCTCCAAATATTATCCTGACTTTCCGAAAGGCGACAGCATTACCATTGCCAATCTGCTTTCCCACACGTCTGGTATTCCCAATGAAACAGGCTCTGAAAATACAGTTGATGAAGAAACATTTATAAAATATATCTCTGCTAAACCTTTCAATTTCTCTCCAGGTAAAAAATGGGATTATTCCAATTCCGGATACTATATCCTCGGTTATATTATAAAAAAAGTGACAGGTCTGAATTATGATAAAGCTATAGAAAATAATATCCTGAAGCCCCTGAAAATGGATCACAGTGGCTTCAATTTCAATAAGCTTACGGATGAAAACAAAGCATTTGGGTATGAATTTTTATCTGATAACAGATCAAACGAAGCATTACGCTTTAAAACCGATCATCCTTTTGGAGCCGGAGCTATGTACTCAACGGTGGAAGATCTTTTTAAATTCAATGAAGCTCTCAAGAATTATACTATTCTGAAAAAAGAAACAACAGATAAAGCTTTTACACCTTATCTTAACGATCATTATGGTTTAGGTTTTCAGATTTCGGATGTTTCCGGAAAAAAAACGGTGGGTCATGATGGTGGCGGTCCCGGATACAGAACCAGATACTACAGGGTTTTAGAAGATGATATCTGTCTCATTGTAATATCCAATTCAGAATTATCACACACTGATTTTATCATTCCTAAGATCGAAAAAATATTATATGATCAACCCTACAGTGTTCCTACCCCAGCAAAGATAAGTCTTAAGGATTTAAAAAAGCTGGAAGGAATATATTCTGACGGAAACTCAAACTTTTATATATCATTTGTTGATGGTCAGCTCATTTTCAGAGAAGACGGCTATTCAAGATGCTCATTGTTACCTGTGAGCAATACTTCATTTCAACTTGATGAAAAGTTCTCCTTCACATTGAAGCCAGATCAAAACGGAAAACCGGACACTGCTGTCATTCATTTCTGGGATGGAACTGTGAAAGAAGTTAAAAAAAATTCCAATATCCCTTCCTGGGGCATCATTGGCAATGCTACTCCTAACGGTTGGGACGGAAAAGATATCCCATTGCAGACAGATCCCCAAAATCCGGATATTCATTTTCTGAAAAATTATAAGCTGGCCAAAGGCAATTTTAAATTCAGATTTAATAATGACTGGGCATACAATTTCGGGCTTAATAACGATGGCAAATCTATTGCTCTTGATGCCTATGACTTTCCTATCAGTGAAGATGGAGCCTATGATATTGTTCTTGACATGACCGACATTGTACAGCCAAAATACACTATCAGGAAATCAAATCTATAA